One genomic window of Clostridium taeniosporum includes the following:
- the mutS gene encoding DNA mismatch repair protein MutS, which yields MALTPMMVEYMKTKDEYNDCILFYRLGDFYEMFFDDAITVSRELELVLTGKNCGLEERAPMCGIPHHAAAAYIPRLISKGYKVAICEQLEDPKQTKGIVKRGVVKVVTPGTFVDNNSNLENDNTYLMVIFEQEDKFGIATSDISTGEFKTTSFNNIKMSLLDEISKVSPKEIIVDINISEDLLNEINNILPALITKKDFNEFLVSKEELLNQFSDLEVSGLSKEREIPSRVLLKYINETQKMSLTNINLLEQYEIINYMTIDGNSRRNLELTESIREKTKKGSLLWVLDKSATSMGGRTLRKWIDEPLIVKEEIEKRLSGVEEAFNSISFNEDLRSALKEIYDIERIVGKISNKNVNAKDLLSLKSSLNKLPYIKELLKNASSILLKEYYKNLDELTDVKELLDISIKEDPGLGLKEGNIIKDGYNSLVDELRQSKLHGKEWIAALENREREFTGIKSLKVGYNKVFGYYIEISKSNYNAIPEGRYIRKQTLANAERFITEELKVMENKILGSEEKLINLEYSLFVEVREKIEKEISRLKKSARIIADLDGISTLALVALENDYVKPNINKDGIIEITDGRHPVVEKVIDKGEFVSNNTELNQSDKELLLITGPNMAGKSTYMRQVALITLMAQIGSFVPAASADISICDKIFTRIGASDDLAGGKSTFMVEMWEVSNILKNATSNSLVLLDEVGRGTSTYDGLSIAWAVIEYITKNKDLRCKTLFATHYHELVKLEGVLPGVKNYSVAVKKLKDSVVFLRKIVEGGADESYGIEVAKLAGLPDNVINRAREILNDLEDKNTFDINKVSSSTVDSYEEKEIAVDCTKNEDRIVSSKNTIIQENDYDKEKILKIENQNIEYRETIESLKVEIKELKEVNSKKHNKNNKDVSRDNMQINFEFIEKESFIKELSEVEILSLNPMEAMNALYKLVTEAKKFQ from the coding sequence ATGGCTTTAACGCCAATGATGGTAGAGTACATGAAAACAAAAGATGAATATAATGATTGTATTCTATTTTATAGATTAGGTGACTTTTATGAAATGTTTTTTGATGATGCAATAACTGTATCCAGAGAACTTGAACTTGTTTTAACAGGTAAAAATTGTGGACTTGAGGAAAGAGCACCTATGTGTGGAATTCCACATCATGCAGCTGCTGCTTATATCCCAAGACTTATTTCTAAAGGATATAAAGTTGCTATATGTGAACAGCTTGAAGATCCAAAACAAACTAAAGGAATAGTAAAAAGAGGAGTTGTAAAAGTAGTAACTCCTGGAACATTTGTAGATAATAATTCTAATTTAGAAAATGATAATACATATTTAATGGTAATATTTGAACAGGAAGATAAATTTGGAATAGCTACATCTGATATAAGTACTGGTGAATTTAAAACTACATCTTTTAATAATATTAAGATGAGCTTACTTGATGAAATATCAAAGGTATCTCCTAAAGAAATAATAGTAGATATTAATATAAGTGAAGATTTATTAAATGAAATAAATAATATACTACCTGCTCTTATAACTAAAAAGGATTTTAATGAATTTTTAGTTTCTAAAGAAGAACTTCTAAATCAGTTTTCAGATTTAGAAGTAAGTGGATTGTCTAAAGAAAGAGAGATTCCAAGTAGGGTACTTCTTAAGTATATAAATGAAACTCAAAAAATGAGTTTAACTAATATAAATTTATTAGAACAATATGAGATTATAAATTATATGACTATAGATGGAAACTCAAGAAGGAATTTAGAACTTACAGAAAGTATAAGAGAAAAAACTAAAAAAGGATCTCTTCTTTGGGTACTTGATAAAAGTGCTACATCTATGGGGGGAAGAACTTTAAGAAAATGGATTGATGAACCTCTTATTGTTAAAGAAGAAATTGAAAAAAGATTAAGTGGTGTTGAAGAGGCATTTAATTCAATAAGTTTTAATGAAGATTTAAGAAGTGCTTTAAAAGAAATCTATGATATTGAACGAATAGTTGGTAAAATATCTAATAAAAATGTTAATGCTAAAGATTTATTATCACTTAAGTCTTCTTTAAATAAGCTTCCTTATATCAAAGAACTTTTAAAAAATGCAAGTTCTATTCTTTTAAAAGAATATTATAAAAATTTAGATGAATTAACAGATGTTAAAGAATTACTAGATATATCTATTAAAGAAGATCCAGGTTTAGGATTAAAAGAGGGAAATATAATAAAAGATGGATATAATAGTTTAGTGGATGAGTTACGTCAAAGTAAACTTCATGGGAAAGAGTGGATAGCTGCTTTAGAAAATAGAGAACGTGAATTTACTGGTATTAAATCTTTAAAAGTTGGTTATAACAAAGTATTTGGATATTATATAGAAATAAGTAAATCAAATTATAATGCCATTCCAGAAGGTAGATATATAAGAAAACAAACATTAGCTAATGCAGAAAGATTTATAACAGAAGAGCTTAAAGTAATGGAAAATAAAATTTTAGGTTCTGAAGAAAAACTTATTAATTTAGAATATTCTTTATTTGTGGAAGTAAGAGAAAAAATTGAAAAAGAAATAAGTAGATTAAAAAAGAGTGCGAGAATAATAGCTGATTTAGATGGTATTTCTACTTTGGCATTAGTTGCGTTAGAAAATGATTATGTAAAACCTAATATAAACAAAGATGGAATAATTGAAATAACAGATGGAAGACATCCAGTTGTTGAAAAAGTAATTGATAAAGGTGAATTTGTATCAAATAATACTGAGTTAAATCAAAGTGATAAAGAATTATTATTAATTACAGGTCCTAATATGGCTGGTAAATCTACTTATATGAGACAAGTGGCATTAATAACATTAATGGCTCAAATAGGATCTTTTGTACCAGCAGCTAGTGCTGATATATCTATTTGTGATAAGATTTTCACAAGAATTGGAGCATCAGATGATTTAGCAGGTGGAAAATCTACATTTATGGTTGAAATGTGGGAAGTTTCTAATATTTTAAAAAATGCAACAAGTAATAGTTTAGTCTTACTTGACGAAGTTGGAAGAGGAACTTCAACTTATGATGGACTTTCTATTGCATGGGCTGTTATTGAGTATATAACTAAAAATAAGGATTTGAGATGTAAGACTTTATTTGCAACTCATTATCATGAACTCGTTAAACTTGAAGGAGTTTTACCAGGGGTTAAAAATTATTCTGTAGCAGTTAAAAAATTAAAAGATAGTGTAGTCTTTTTAAGGAAAATAGTAGAAGGTGGCGCAGATGAATCATATGGTATTGAAGTTGCAAAGCTTGCAGGACTTCCTGATAATGTTATTAATCGTGCTAGAGAAATTCTTAATGATTTAGAAGATAAAAATACATTTGATATAAATAAGGTTTCATCTTCTACAGTAGATTCATATGAAGAAAAAGAAATTGCTGTTGATTGTACCAAAAATGAAGATAGAATAGTTTCATCTAAAAATACAATTATACAAGAAAATGATTATGATAAAGAGAAAATTTTAAAAATAGAAAATCAAAATATAGAGTATAGAGAAACCATAGAGTCTTTAAAAGTGGAAATTAAAGAGTTAAAAGAAGTAAATAGTAAGAAGCATAATAAAAATAATAAGGATGTTTCTAGGGATAACATGCAAATTAACTTTGAATTTATAGAAAAAGAAAGTTTTATAAAAGAACTTAGTGAAGTAGAAATATTATCACTTAATCCTATGGAAGCTATGAATGCTTTATACAAATTAGTTACAGAAGCAAAAAAATTTCAATAA
- the splB gene encoding spore photoproduct lyase, which produces MFVPKRILFEKGSLDYEIGKKIYNTFKNNKNIEIINISGNRIKPHIPGNDTYNYYREGKNTLVVGIKKSFKFQSCKPSAHYQLPLLSGCTGHCQYCYLNTNLSTKPFVKVNVNIEDILNQAKKYIIERNPDITIFEGAATSDPIPVEPYTNSLQKAIEFFANEENGRFRFVTKYNDVDTLLNIDHKGKTEIRFTLNTNKVINDFENRTASYDLRLEACEKVAKAEYLTGFIIAPVFLYDNWKEDYNELLIKLHDKMPKDLKSTLSFEIITHRYTPRAKNVINEVFPDNTLPMNDEERKYKYGQFGYGKYVYTKEQLEEVKSFFKYKINDLFKNSIIKYII; this is translated from the coding sequence ATGTTTGTTCCAAAAAGGATACTATTTGAAAAAGGTAGTTTAGATTATGAAATAGGTAAAAAAATATATAATACTTTTAAGAATAATAAAAATATTGAGATTATAAATATATCTGGAAATAGGATAAAACCACATATTCCAGGAAATGATACTTATAACTATTATAGAGAAGGTAAAAACACTTTAGTTGTTGGCATTAAAAAAAGTTTTAAGTTTCAGTCATGTAAACCATCAGCTCATTATCAATTACCTCTTCTATCTGGATGTACAGGACATTGTCAATATTGTTATCTTAACACTAATTTAAGTACCAAACCATTTGTTAAAGTTAATGTGAATATAGAGGATATTTTAAATCAAGCAAAGAAATATATCATTGAAAGAAATCCTGATATAACAATATTTGAAGGTGCAGCAACTTCAGATCCTATTCCAGTAGAACCATATACTAATTCTTTGCAAAAGGCCATTGAATTTTTTGCCAATGAAGAAAATGGGAGATTTAGATTTGTTACTAAATATAATGATGTTGATACTTTATTAAATATAGATCACAAAGGAAAAACAGAGATTAGATTTACTTTAAATACAAACAAGGTTATAAATGACTTTGAAAATAGAACAGCTTCTTATGATTTAAGACTTGAGGCATGTGAAAAAGTTGCAAAAGCTGAGTATCTAACTGGATTTATAATAGCTCCAGTATTTTTATATGACAATTGGAAAGAGGATTACAATGAACTTCTTATAAAATTGCATGATAAGATGCCTAAAGATTTGAAATCCACACTATCATTTGAAATTATAACACATAGATACACACCAAGAGCAAAGAATGTTATAAATGAAGTATTCCCAGATAATACTTTGCCAATGAATGATGAAGAACGTAAGTATAAATATGGTCAATTTGGATATGGAAAATACGTTTATACCAAAGAACAGTTAGAAGAAGTTAAATCGTTCTTTAAATATAAGATAAACGACTTATTTAAAAATAGTATTATAAAGTATATTATCTAA
- the panD gene encoding aspartate 1-decarboxylase, which translates to MILNMLKGKIHRATITQAELNYMGSITIDKTLMEAAGILENEKVQIVDNNNGVRLETYVIPGKRDSGIICLNGAAARLVQPGDQVIIIAYAQIEEREAKIYKPKVVFVNADNTIKEITTYESNE; encoded by the coding sequence ATGATACTTAATATGTTAAAAGGGAAGATACACAGAGCAACAATAACTCAAGCAGAACTTAATTATATGGGGAGTATAACTATAGATAAAACTTTAATGGAAGCTGCTGGGATTTTAGAAAATGAAAAAGTTCAAATTGTTGATAATAACAATGGTGTAAGACTTGAAACTTATGTTATTCCTGGAAAAAGAGATTCAGGAATCATATGTTTAAACGGAGCTGCTGCAAGACTTGTTCAACCTGGGGATCAAGTAATAATAATTGCTTATGCGCAAATAGAAGAAAGAGAGGCTAAAATATATAAACCTAAAGTTGTATTTGTAAATGCTGATAATACAATAAAAGAAATAACAACTTACGAATCTAATGAATAA
- the panC gene encoding pantoate--beta-alanine ligase encodes MLIKEINEIRKVIKEWKKEGLTVGYVPTMGFLHEGHKSLIKRAVKENDRVIVSVFVNPTQFGPNEDYDSYPRDINKDLKLCEKTGANIVFNPNPDEMYFDNRSTTVSVSGLTNVLCGLKRPGHFDGVCLVVSKFFNIITPDRAYFGQKDAQQVAVIKRMVRDLSIDIEIVTCPIIREEDGLAKSSRNTYLSEEERKAALILSKSLLKAKEKLEKGERNPQIVKSIIKDLINSEPLAKIDYVELVDDDSLENIEYIDKNILIAIAVYIGKTRLIDNFTFNIKKRMVF; translated from the coding sequence ATGTTAATAAAAGAGATAAATGAAATAAGAAAAGTAATAAAAGAATGGAAAAAAGAAGGATTAACTGTTGGATATGTCCCTACCATGGGTTTTTTACATGAAGGTCATAAAAGTTTAATAAAAAGAGCAGTAAAAGAAAATGATAGAGTAATTGTTAGTGTATTTGTTAATCCTACTCAATTTGGCCCTAATGAAGACTATGATAGTTATCCAAGAGATATTAATAAAGATTTAAAACTATGTGAAAAAACTGGAGCTAATATAGTCTTTAATCCTAATCCAGACGAAATGTATTTTGATAATAGATCAACAACTGTAAGTGTTTCAGGGCTTACTAATGTTCTTTGTGGCTTAAAAAGACCAGGACATTTTGATGGAGTTTGTTTAGTTGTTTCAAAGTTTTTTAATATAATTACACCAGATAGAGCTTATTTTGGACAAAAAGATGCTCAACAAGTAGCTGTTATAAAAAGAATGGTTAGAGATCTAAGTATAGACATTGAGATAGTAACTTGTCCTATTATTAGAGAAGAAGATGGACTAGCTAAAAGTTCAAGAAATACTTATCTTTCAGAAGAAGAAAGAAAAGCAGCATTAATATTAAGTAAAAGTCTTTTAAAAGCAAAAGAAAAATTAGAAAAAGGGGAAAGAAATCCCCAAATAGTTAAAAGTATAATAAAAGATTTAATTAATAGTGAACCATTGGCTAAAATAGATTATGTTGAATTAGTTGATGATGATTCATTAGAAAATATTGAATATATAGATAAGAATATATTAATAGCTATTGCTGTTTACATTGGAAAAACAAGACTTATTGATAATTTTACATTCAATATAAAAAAAAGAATGGTATTTTAG
- a CDS encoding Rossmann-like and DUF2520 domain-containing protein, which translates to MLYHTKFLGGDTIKIGFIGPGKVGVSLGRYFTHKGINVTGFYGRNLENTIKAAKSTKSKVYCSLKNIIEESNILFITTPDDTISIIDTEISSFNFNLKNKSICHTSGSLSSNLLSNVKHSGALTYSIHPIYAFSSKNTDLKELENIYFSIEGENINENDEIITLMKILNNKYFVRSINTYSSYHLATVFVSNLVLSLLEIGTNYFKEFGLSEKEALEALKPLIMGNINNIFAEGFVKSLTGPVSRGDITPIQKHLSVLREDHKNVYKELSLNLLNLVALKMSLKTDNTAHEKNKELELKNLLENSNEYKYIYKILGGIEL; encoded by the coding sequence ATGTTGTATCACACTAAATTTTTAGGAGGTGATACTATTAAAATAGGATTTATTGGTCCTGGGAAGGTAGGCGTATCTCTTGGACGCTACTTTACTCATAAAGGGATTAACGTAACTGGTTTTTATGGAAGAAATTTAGAAAATACTATAAAAGCAGCTAAATCAACTAAATCAAAAGTTTATTGTTCTTTAAAGAATATTATAGAAGAAAGTAATATTTTATTTATTACAACACCTGATGATACAATTTCAATTATAGACACTGAGATATCTAGTTTTAATTTTAATTTAAAAAACAAATCTATTTGCCACACAAGTGGTTCATTATCGTCAAATCTATTAAGTAATGTAAAACATTCTGGTGCATTAACCTATTCTATACACCCAATATATGCATTTTCAAGTAAAAATACTGATTTAAAGGAATTAGAAAACATTTATTTTTCTATTGAAGGAGAAAATATTAATGAGAATGATGAAATAATAACTCTTATGAAAATTTTAAATAATAAGTATTTTGTAAGAAGTATAAATACCTATTCATCATATCATTTAGCAACTGTATTTGTTTCAAATTTGGTTTTATCTTTGTTAGAAATAGGTACAAACTATTTTAAAGAGTTCGGTTTGAGTGAAAAAGAAGCTCTAGAAGCTTTAAAACCTTTGATAATGGGCAATATTAACAATATTTTTGCAGAAGGATTTGTTAAATCTTTAACAGGACCTGTTTCCAGAGGTGATATTACTCCTATACAAAAGCATCTATCTGTATTAAGAGAAGATCATAAAAATGTATACAAAGAGCTGTCACTTAATTTGTTAAACTTAGTAGCTTTAAAAATGTCATTAAAAACTGATAATACTGCACATGAAAAAAACAAAGAATTAGAATTAAAAAATCTACTTGAAAATTCAAATGAATACAAATATATATACAAAATATTAGGGGGAATAGAGTTATGA
- a CDS encoding glycerophosphodiester phosphodiesterase → MKKILNIAHRGFSGFYPENTMIAFEKAIEAGCDGIETDVQLTKDGYAVICHDEELDRTTTGTGLIKDYTLEELKKFDAGIKFGKEFKGLRIPTLEEFLKYVSDKNIIINIEIKNSIIDYENIEKIIYDLIEKYKLEKRAIVSTFNHYSVRRCIDLNNNIKTGVLYCDCIFEPYNYAKIVGVNAIHPGYNNVNKEIIKKAHDNNLKVNVYTVNDKEDMKKMIKLGVDAIITNYPDLLKTLM, encoded by the coding sequence ATGAAAAAAATATTAAATATTGCTCATAGAGGATTTAGTGGGTTTTATCCTGAAAATACAATGATTGCCTTTGAAAAAGCTATAGAAGCTGGATGTGATGGAATAGAAACTGATGTACAATTAACTAAGGATGGGTATGCAGTAATATGTCATGATGAAGAACTTGATAGAACAACAACAGGTACCGGATTAATTAAAGATTATACTTTAGAAGAGTTGAAAAAATTTGATGCTGGAATAAAATTTGGTAAAGAATTTAAAGGATTAAGAATACCAACATTAGAGGAATTTTTAAAGTATGTTAGCGATAAGAACATTATAATAAATATAGAAATTAAAAATAGTATAATTGATTATGAAAATATAGAGAAAATAATTTATGATTTAATTGAAAAATACAAATTAGAAAAAAGAGCTATAGTATCTACTTTTAATCACTATTCAGTAAGAAGATGTATAGATTTAAATAATAATATAAAGACAGGTGTATTATACTGTGATTGTATATTTGAGCCTTATAATTATGCAAAAATAGTAGGTGTAAATGCCATTCATCCAGGGTACAATAATGTAAATAAGGAAATAATAAAAAAAGCACATGATAATAATTTGAAGGTAAATGTATATACCGTTAATGACAAAGAAGATATGAAAAAAATGATTAAATTAGGTGTAGACGCAATAATAACTAATTATCCTGATTTATTAAAAACATTGATGTAA
- a CDS encoding MgtC/SapB family protein encodes MQNLDIINYLREVNTVSIIARLTLATLCAGILGAERGRRNRPAGFRTHILVCIGATIIMTTNQYMTDILSLPGDASRMGAQVISGIGFLGAGTIMVVGKNQVKGLTTAAGLWACACMGLAIGIGFYEGAIITCIFLMGVVTGLHKLDEYMQTHSKTIDIYVELNDIKGVMNFMTCVKHDGTKIFNIEIRNNNSDKKVIALTMTLKLNESKNHMEYILDLHNIEGVCMIEEMI; translated from the coding sequence GTGCAAAATTTAGATATTATAAATTATTTAAGAGAAGTTAACACAGTATCAATAATAGCTAGGTTGACTCTTGCAACTCTTTGTGCTGGAATTCTTGGAGCTGAAAGAGGAAGAAGAAATAGACCTGCTGGCTTTAGGACACATATCTTAGTATGTATTGGAGCTACTATTATAATGACTACTAATCAATATATGACTGATATATTAAGTTTACCAGGTGATGCAAGTAGGATGGGTGCTCAAGTGATAAGTGGGATTGGATTTTTAGGAGCAGGTACAATAATGGTAGTAGGTAAAAATCAAGTAAAAGGTCTTACAACAGCAGCAGGTCTTTGGGCATGTGCTTGTATGGGACTAGCTATTGGAATTGGTTTTTATGAAGGCGCTATAATAACATGTATATTTTTAATGGGAGTAGTTACTGGCCTTCATAAACTTGATGAATATATGCAAACTCATTCTAAAACCATTGATATTTATGTTGAACTTAACGATATTAAGGGAGTTATGAATTTTATGACATGTGTAAAGCATGATGGAACTAAAATATTTAATATTGAAATTAGAAATAACAACAGTGATAAGAAGGTTATTGCCTTAACTATGACATTAAAACTTAATGAAAGTAAAAATCATATGGAATATATTTTAGATCTTCATAATATAGAAGGTGTTTGTATGATTGAAGAAATGATATGA